A single genomic interval of Halorubrum aethiopicum harbors:
- a CDS encoding rod shape-determining protein, whose product MSDAESTDTTDFDDQNAPTPVGVKLGSTRTVLDLPDGRGGRERHSTLTCLATYEDAITGEEKALYGHDAAVEYPDSVRFMLRSGLPENDDGVADAEAFFEAVVDAHDVPAESAVVYAVPTIDNEAGVENLKAVIEGSSVGEAAVRSFPESLCGAIPAYGDGLDAIDEVFVSVNMGSTTLEACAYRRGEQLSPFSTGSVTGNEVDRWIVAAVEEESQGRVHIDRTTAREYKEEHADVYDFEPFTDVVQQPGGGSHEFTVDRGVRDPVDRYIDDAVDAVANEFLPELANDHMKPYQLALGRPIAVTGGMACIPGLVEEFEKRLSAELDRDIEVVAPDDPATAAAEGAARIAERLV is encoded by the coding sequence ATGAGCGACGCAGAATCCACGGACACGACGGACTTCGACGACCAGAACGCCCCGACCCCGGTCGGAGTGAAACTCGGCAGCACCCGGACGGTGCTCGACCTCCCCGACGGGCGCGGCGGGCGCGAGCGACACTCGACGCTCACCTGTCTGGCGACCTACGAGGACGCCATCACGGGCGAGGAGAAGGCGCTGTACGGCCACGACGCCGCGGTGGAGTACCCCGACTCGGTGCGCTTCATGCTCCGGTCGGGGCTCCCCGAGAACGACGACGGCGTCGCCGACGCCGAAGCGTTCTTCGAGGCCGTCGTGGACGCCCACGACGTGCCCGCGGAGAGCGCGGTCGTCTACGCGGTGCCGACCATCGACAACGAGGCGGGCGTCGAGAACCTCAAGGCGGTGATCGAGGGCTCGAGCGTCGGCGAGGCCGCGGTCCGGAGCTTCCCCGAGTCGCTCTGCGGGGCCATCCCCGCCTACGGCGACGGGCTCGACGCGATAGACGAGGTGTTCGTCTCCGTCAACATGGGCTCGACGACGCTCGAGGCGTGTGCCTACCGGCGCGGCGAGCAGCTCTCGCCGTTCTCGACCGGCTCGGTGACGGGCAACGAGGTCGACCGCTGGATCGTCGCCGCCGTCGAGGAGGAGAGCCAGGGGCGCGTCCACATCGACCGGACGACCGCCCGGGAGTACAAGGAGGAGCACGCCGACGTGTACGACTTCGAACCGTTCACCGACGTGGTCCAACAGCCCGGCGGCGGCAGCCACGAGTTCACCGTCGACCGCGGCGTCCGCGACCCCGTCGACCGCTACATCGACGACGCGGTCGACGCCGTCGCCAACGAGTTCCTCCCCGAACTCGCGAACGACCACATGAAACCCTACCAGCTCGCGCTGGGCCGCCCGATCGCCGTCACCGGCGGGATGGCGTGTATCCCCGGGCTCGTCGAGGAGTTCGAGAAGCGGCTCTCGGCCGAGCTCGACCGCGACATCGAGGTCGTCGCCCCCGACGACCCCGCGACCGCCGCCGCGGAGGGCGCGGCTCGCATCGCCGAGCGACTGGTCTGA
- a CDS encoding zinc ribbon domain-containing protein translates to MRRRLRAPVAALLATLVPGLGHAFLGRFGRAVVWHVTVLGGAIALFSLSDAGPIDPSGSIADVAAAVPAGVALPLSVLVGLSAVDAYLVARSEAAEADRAAATEAAIRRHAAEEDEEGDDGRDGRVGSGGVETGDGSGAGGTAVAASVGVDAGGGDPTGVECPHCGRETDAELDFCHWCTEPLPWGDGE, encoded by the coding sequence ATGCGACGCCGTCTCCGCGCGCCGGTCGCCGCCCTCTTGGCGACGCTCGTCCCCGGGTTGGGACACGCGTTCCTGGGGCGGTTCGGGCGAGCGGTCGTGTGGCACGTGACGGTCCTCGGCGGGGCGATAGCGCTGTTCAGCCTCTCGGACGCGGGTCCCATCGACCCGAGCGGGTCGATCGCCGACGTCGCGGCCGCGGTGCCGGCGGGCGTCGCCCTGCCGCTCTCGGTCCTGGTCGGGCTCTCGGCGGTGGACGCGTACCTCGTCGCGCGCTCGGAGGCCGCGGAGGCGGATCGGGCTGCCGCGACCGAGGCGGCGATCCGGCGACACGCGGCCGAGGAAGACGAGGAGGGCGATGACGGCCGGGACGGCCGCGTCGGGTCCGGAGGCGTCGAGACGGGAGACGGGAGCGGAGCCGGCGGCACGGCGGTCGCCGCGTCGGTGGGCGTCGACGCGGGCGGCGGCGACCCGACCGGCGTCGAGTGCCCCCACTGCGGGCGGGAGACCGACGCCGAACTCGACTTCTGTCACTGGTGTACGGAGCCGCTGCCGTGGGGCGATGGGGAGTAG
- a CDS encoding phosphatase PAP2 family protein, translating to MRFAALAALVAGVTLACFALLIPTCIGLDRVRSIAADRDRLRRRLRIAAPYVGGLAVVLLFNKGFLTRIEAFSRRHGLRPTELFYALEGDFVAALQSALPDWGLYYFGPMYVFGYVVVLVFPFVAYLFAANARPLKTLVAAYAVNYAAAIVCYGAVLAYGPRNYHRLPGADPDAARVEAPLLDTFPEVTRLTARVNVETNVFPSLHTALSVTVLLVAVSTHEEFPRWTPVAGLLTGSIVLSTMYLGTHWAIDVVAGAALAAGSVAVARRIVSRTGSRDGW from the coding sequence ATGCGCTTCGCGGCACTTGCGGCGCTCGTCGCGGGGGTTACGCTCGCGTGTTTCGCCCTGCTGATCCCGACGTGTATCGGGCTCGATCGGGTTCGGTCGATCGCCGCCGACCGCGACCGACTCCGGCGGCGGCTCCGGATCGCCGCCCCCTACGTGGGCGGGCTGGCGGTCGTGCTGCTGTTCAACAAGGGGTTTCTCACCCGGATCGAGGCGTTCTCCCGACGACACGGCCTCCGCCCGACGGAGCTGTTCTACGCCCTCGAGGGCGACTTCGTCGCCGCCCTCCAGTCGGCGCTGCCCGACTGGGGACTCTACTACTTCGGGCCGATGTACGTGTTCGGCTACGTCGTGGTGCTCGTCTTCCCGTTCGTCGCGTACCTGTTCGCGGCGAACGCCCGGCCGCTGAAGACGCTGGTGGCGGCGTACGCGGTCAACTACGCCGCCGCGATCGTCTGTTACGGCGCGGTGTTGGCGTACGGCCCGCGCAACTACCACCGGCTCCCCGGCGCCGATCCGGACGCGGCGCGGGTCGAGGCACCGCTGCTCGATACGTTCCCGGAGGTGACACGGCTCACCGCGCGGGTGAACGTCGAGACGAACGTGTTCCCCTCGCTCCACACGGCGCTGTCGGTGACGGTCCTCCTCGTCGCGGTCTCGACGCACGAGGAGTTCCCGCGGTGGACCCCCGTCGCGGGCCTGCTCACGGGCAGCATCGTGCTCTCGACGATGTACCTCGGAACCCACTGGGCGATCGACGTGGTGGCCGGGGCCGCGCTCGCGGCCGGGAGCGTCGCCGTCGCCCGGCGGATCGTCTCCCGAACGGGGAGCCGAGATGGCTGGTAG
- a CDS encoding FlaD/FlaE family flagellar protein encodes MSLNPRRYDVRELRWLAGTRAGADEAPRERRLRRPNRNRAEQAARSAAFREVLQRQRGLRRIDDGERPYLRSVPSVPEAEREIADWLGYLVDVGGHLRSRDALSYYAELGWIAPAVADAFERRLAGFDAPRRTRPFSPADHRISLVSVVRIVSCASEQ; translated from the coding sequence ATGAGCCTGAATCCACGGAGATACGACGTACGGGAACTGCGCTGGCTCGCGGGAACGCGGGCGGGCGCGGACGAAGCGCCTCGGGAGCGGCGCCTTCGTCGACCGAACCGGAACCGCGCCGAGCAGGCGGCTCGCTCGGCCGCGTTCCGGGAGGTTCTCCAGCGGCAACGCGGGCTGCGGCGGATCGACGACGGGGAGCGCCCCTACCTGCGATCCGTACCGAGCGTGCCCGAAGCGGAGCGGGAGATCGCCGACTGGCTCGGCTACCTCGTCGACGTCGGCGGCCACCTGCGGAGCCGCGACGCGCTGTCGTACTACGCCGAACTCGGGTGGATCGCGCCGGCGGTCGCGGACGCGTTTGAACGCCGGCTCGCCGGCTTCGACGCGCCCCGACGCACCCGGCCCTTCTCCCCCGCCGACCACCGGATCAGCCTCGTCTCCGTCGTCCGGATCGTTTCGTGTGCGAGTGAACAATGA
- a CDS encoding SufS family cysteine desulfurase — MADPARVRDDFPILGREVDGEPLVYLDNAATTQTPTQVYDVFREYYEEYNANVHRGIHGLSHEASVAYEEAHERIAEFVGASGGLEEIVFTKNATEAVNLVAYGFGMEEFGPGDNVVVTEMEHHASLVTWQQVARRTGAEIRYVRVDEEGHLDMEHAAEVIDDDTRMLSVAHVSNVLGTVNPVAELAELAHDHGALVFVDGAQSVPNRPVDVEAFDADFLAFSGHKMAGPTGIGVLYGRRHLLEEMEPFLYGGEMIRHVTFEGSTWNRPPWKFEAGTPPIAEGIALAAAADYLDGIGMEAVAAHENDLAQYAMRRLEERDDVTVYGVPRGEERSGLVAFNVDGVHGHDLSSVLNDRGIAVRAGDHCTQPLHDRLDIPGSVRASFYVYNTEREVDALIDALENARQRRDELVASDRFHDRFADHYRAPRNAGAIADPTFTKHSAETSCGDDGEFFVEIDDGTVADIGFESQSCAVSTAVASMVSEALRGEPIERALEAEELIEGLVDGHYPDLRRDCVRGPGEVIAEAARDHLDARHPATARTD; from the coding sequence CCCAGACGCCGACGCAGGTGTACGACGTGTTCCGCGAGTACTACGAGGAGTACAACGCCAACGTCCACCGCGGGATCCACGGGCTGAGCCACGAGGCGTCGGTCGCCTACGAGGAGGCCCACGAGCGGATCGCCGAGTTCGTCGGCGCGAGCGGCGGGCTCGAGGAGATCGTGTTCACGAAGAACGCCACGGAGGCGGTGAACCTCGTCGCCTACGGCTTCGGCATGGAGGAGTTCGGCCCCGGCGACAACGTGGTCGTCACGGAGATGGAACACCACGCCTCGCTCGTCACCTGGCAGCAGGTCGCCCGCCGGACCGGCGCGGAGATCCGGTACGTCCGGGTCGACGAGGAGGGCCACCTCGACATGGAGCACGCGGCCGAGGTGATCGACGACGACACGCGCATGCTGTCGGTGGCGCACGTCTCGAACGTCCTGGGGACCGTGAACCCCGTCGCCGAGCTCGCCGAGCTCGCGCACGACCACGGTGCGCTCGTCTTCGTCGACGGGGCCCAGTCGGTGCCGAACCGCCCGGTCGACGTGGAGGCGTTCGACGCCGACTTCCTCGCCTTCTCGGGCCACAAGATGGCCGGGCCGACCGGGATCGGCGTGCTGTACGGGAGACGGCACCTCCTCGAGGAGATGGAGCCGTTCCTCTACGGCGGCGAGATGATCCGCCACGTCACCTTCGAGGGGTCGACGTGGAACCGGCCGCCCTGGAAGTTCGAGGCCGGGACGCCGCCGATAGCCGAGGGGATCGCGCTCGCGGCCGCCGCCGACTACCTCGACGGGATCGGGATGGAGGCCGTCGCCGCCCACGAGAACGACCTCGCCCAGTACGCGATGCGGCGACTGGAGGAGCGCGACGACGTGACCGTCTACGGCGTCCCGCGCGGGGAGGAGCGCTCCGGGCTCGTGGCCTTCAACGTCGACGGCGTCCACGGACACGACCTCTCCTCCGTGTTGAACGACCGCGGGATCGCCGTCCGCGCCGGCGACCACTGTACCCAGCCGCTCCACGACCGGCTCGATATCCCGGGCTCCGTGCGGGCCTCGTTTTACGTCTACAACACGGAGCGGGAGGTCGACGCCCTGATCGACGCGCTGGAGAACGCCCGACAGCGCCGCGACGAGCTCGTCGCCTCCGACCGCTTCCACGACCGCTTCGCCGACCACTACCGCGCGCCGCGGAACGCGGGGGCGATCGCCGACCCGACGTTCACGAAGCACTCGGCCGAGACCTCCTGTGGCGACGACGGCGAGTTCTTCGTGGAGATCGACGACGGGACCGTCGCCGACATCGGCTTCGAGAGTCAGAGCTGCGCGGTGAGCACCGCGGTCGCGAGCATGGTCTCGGAGGCGCTCCGCGGCGAGCCGATCGAGCGCGCGCTCGAGGCCGAGGAGCTGATCGAGGGGCTCGTCGACGGCCACTACCCGGACCTGCGCCGGGACTGCGTTCGCGGCCCCGGCGAGGTGATAGCCGAGGCGGCCCGCGACCACCTCGACGCGCGGCACCCGGCGACCGCCCGGACGGACTGA
- a CDS encoding pantoate kinase, producing the protein MNGKRATAFVPGHVTAFFSAHPAADPAVAGSRGAGLTLSDGVDVTVETIDDASAASDASATADASAALTLDGEPASIGAVADVLAALGVRARVELETDLPLGAGFGVSGAAALGTAIAANAAADRGRSENELVRIAHEAEVERGTGLGDVVAQARGGVPIRLEPGAPGHGELDAIPTHARVEYVTFGELSTEDVLAGDTAALTAAGERALSRLRADPRLSTLMDASREFAERADLLVPEVAEAIEAVDRVGDRDPDGGAVDGSEGGGGSAAMAMLGRTVFALETGLSDAGYDPAVCHTHPAGARLVENGDNRHSDNRRD; encoded by the coding sequence ATGAACGGGAAGCGGGCGACCGCGTTCGTCCCCGGCCACGTCACCGCCTTCTTCAGCGCGCACCCGGCCGCGGACCCGGCCGTCGCGGGCTCCCGCGGTGCCGGACTCACTCTCTCCGACGGGGTCGACGTGACGGTCGAGACGATCGACGACGCTTCCGCCGCGAGCGACGCGTCCGCCACCGCCGACGCTTCCGCCGCGCTGACTCTCGACGGCGAGCCGGCCTCTATCGGCGCGGTCGCCGACGTGCTCGCCGCGCTCGGCGTGCGGGCGCGGGTCGAACTCGAGACCGACCTCCCGCTCGGGGCGGGGTTCGGCGTCTCGGGGGCGGCGGCGCTGGGGACCGCGATCGCCGCCAACGCGGCCGCCGACCGGGGGCGCTCCGAGAACGAACTCGTCCGGATCGCCCACGAGGCCGAGGTCGAACGCGGAACCGGGCTCGGCGACGTGGTCGCGCAGGCCCGCGGCGGGGTCCCGATCCGACTGGAGCCGGGCGCGCCGGGCCACGGCGAGCTCGACGCGATCCCCACACACGCCCGCGTGGAGTACGTCACCTTCGGCGAGCTGTCGACCGAGGACGTCCTCGCCGGCGACACCGCCGCGCTCACCGCCGCGGGCGAGCGGGCCCTCTCGCGGCTCCGCGCGGACCCGCGGCTCTCCACGCTGATGGACGCCTCCCGCGAGTTCGCGGAGCGGGCGGACCTGCTCGTCCCCGAGGTCGCGGAGGCGATCGAGGCGGTGGACCGCGTCGGCGATCGCGACCCGGACGGCGGCGCGGTCGACGGAAGCGAGGGAGGCGGCGGCTCCGCAGCGATGGCGATGCTCGGCCGCACCGTCTTCGCGCTCGAGACCGGGCTCTCCGACGCCGGCTACGACCCCGCCGTCTGTCACACGCACCCCGCGGGCGCGCGGCTGGTCGAGAATGGCGATAACCGCCATAGCGATAATCGTCGCGACTGA